GGGTTTCCCGTAGAAGGCCGGGCGTCACTGCTGCCGCGCCGGGCGCCGGCCGACTTCCCATGCGTTCCACGGAGCGCTCACGGTCGCTGTCCACCCCTCTTTTCCTCTCCGGGCCCGTCACGTCGGCGCGCGCCGTTGCCGTCCGAGACGACAAAACTAGGGGCAGATAAGCACACCTCTCATGAATCCTGATCAATAATTCCTTCAATCCGAACAGGAGAGAGGAGAGGTGCTTTCCATCAGCACACTAGACTAGATTCCCGGGCACGGCCACACTTGCTGATTGGCGCGAGTCCTGACCAGTAGTATTAACGTGGAGACATTCCATCGAAACAGGCCGGGATAAGCATGACAGAGGTGCGACGTGGACGAATGGGCGATGCTGGAAGGTTAGCTTAACCAAGAGGTAATAGCACCCCAAGTCCCTGTACTTGCATAGCATGTGATGGTTTAGTCTTTATACTTGCAAAAATGGATTGGACAGTCCTTGAACTTCCAGCACACGAGCAAGTTTAGTCCTAAGCCAATCACGTGCAGCCAAGTGGACGAGCTGGTCAGCGCGGCATATTTTACACTTAGGCCCCTACTGTTTTACTCTATCTACCCGCAGTGCCTCCTCTCTGTCGGAATATTCCAGCCGCTCCCGTGACGCTGAGGAGAATCCAAAGGAGCCGCTCCCGTGAAGCACCTCAAGCTGCTCCGCCCCGACGACACGCTCCTGCTCGGCCGCGTCTACCGCCTCGTCAGCTTCGAAGGTACGTCGCGTCTACCGCCTCCAAGCTCCCGCCGCCCCCTCCGATCGCTTGCGTTGAGACGCCGCACCGAAAATGTTTTCCGGCGTTAACTTGTTGCGGGTGTACGTACGTACTGGAGTACCTTCGATGGCGACGGGCGAGGGATTAATCTGCTATTCCCGCTTCTCGCCGTCCGCTTAAATGCCGTTTTTTGACTACTAGAGCGGCGGATTAAGTGGAGCTTTACCCGTAATAACTTTCTGGGCCGAGCTGGCGTTCTAGGTGTCACCGTACTCCATTATTTGCTAGTATCTTGTTTCCTATTCTATTCCCACCGAGGAGTAATTTACGAGATCTTCTCGATTGATTGGTGTTGCGCCCCGATCAAGCAGGGGTGCTGAAGGAGTTCGCGACGAAGCGGCACGTCAAGCTCAGCCGCGTCATGGTCAAGGTCAAGGACGAGGAGGTGCCGGCGACGAAGCCGGCCAAGCCTAGGCGCCGGCGTGGCAGCGGCGGCGCCGGCGCTGACGCCGGCGTCGTGCGCGAGGAATCAGACCGGTCGCTCGCAAAGGTGCGTTCGCATGCATCTCCCAGTTTCCGAATGTTCACTCGCACATGCATTGCAACCACCGCCTCGGCCCAAATCTTTTTGTGATCCGTTCGGTCGCCATCGACGGAGATGATGGACCGATCCATCGCAGCTCGTACCAATATCTTCGCCGGCAGCCTGGACCAGCACCTGTTCAGCTCGGCGCCGGGGTCGCGGCCGGGGCAGCCGCTCGGGTGGGAGCTCCGGTACAGCATCGTCCAGGGCGTGGCGTCGGCGCTGCACTACCTGCACGACCAGTTCGACCAGCGGGTGGTGCACCGCGACCTCAAGGCCTCCAACATCATGCTGGACGCCGCCTTCACCGCGCGCCTCGGCGACTTCGGCCTGGCCCGCACCATCGAGACGGACAAGACCTCCTACatggaggaggccggcggcggcgtgCACGGCACCGTCGGCTACATCACCTCCGAGTGCTACCACACCGAGAAGGCCACGCGTGAGTCCGACGTCTACGCCTTCGGCGCCGTCCTCCTCGAGGTGGTCTGCGGCCGCCGCCCGCGCTGCGACATCGACGGCTTCCACTTCCTGGTGGACTGGGTGTGGCGCCTCCACCGCGACGGCCGCGCGCTCGAGGCCGTCGACCCCAGCCTCGACGAGGACGACGCCGAGCGCCTGCTCATGCTGAGCCTGGCCTGCAGCCacccgacgcccgccgagcggcCCAAGGCGCAGGCCATCTCGCAGATCCTGCTCCGGTCCATGCCGAGGCCGGCGGTGCCGCCGTTCAAGCCCTCATTCGTGTGGCGACGGACAGAGGGTTCGACACCATGTCCACAACGGCGGGATCGACGTCGAGCACGGTCGTGACGGCCACGTCCACATGCGCTGGAATATTTCGACAGAGACGAGGCACTGCGGGTAGATAGGGGAAAACGGTAGGGGCTTAAGTGCAAAATGTGCCGTGCTGAACAGCTCATCCACTTGGCTGCATGTGATAGGACCAGGACTAAACTTGCTCATGTGCTGCAAGTTCAAGGACTGTTCAATTCACTTTTGCAATATATGGACTAAATCATCATAAGTACAGGGACCTGCGGTGCTATTACCTCCTTACCCAACTCAATGGAATGGATCAGATCAGACCTTGTGAGTGACGCCTGCACTGCACTAaggcactaacccgggcaaaagccaCCGATAATGCAGCCGCCAGCAGCAAAGCACCCGTATTCGCGCCCAAACAGagccccaaccccagccgatggTGTGATGTGATGAGACGCTGGAAAGACGGTTGCTGCTAACAAATTGGCCGGGTTGGTGCGGCGAGCCATCCGTCCGGCTTCATCAACTAGCTTTGCCATgtgagcgagcgagcgagctAGCGTCCCGCACCCAACCTCGTACCCGGGCTGGGTTGGGGACGAGCCGGTGAGCGGCTCGCCGAACCGGCCCGGGCGTATGCGTCGACCGACGCGACGCTCTCCCCTGTGCCCCGTCATCGCAGAGGACGAAAGGGAAGGTTCTCTGGCGCACTAGCCCGGGCAATTCCGTCCGTTTCATTGGGTCCGCATCATTGAACCAACGCCGAGCTTTGACGGATCACCCGCGATTAATGAACGCTCGTCCTACTACATCTACCGCTCAATTCCGAGTAAGTACTAGTACAAATTCTTTTATTTTTAGGACAGTTTTGTACGATTATCGCGGACCGAATTGAGGCATGCGGCGGCAAATCACACTCTAAAAATGCGCTGACAGCCTGACATCTCATGACATCGTGCATCACTGAACAAACAAAATATGAATATGaaagggtctgtctaggacacatctaacTATGTCATATCTAAGctgatgtccactctgtttgtgatcttttttttttcctagtttttttgtttcttgttgctgcattatgtatttataggagcttagatgtgacatccttaaaaaacatctagatgtgaattagtcAAACTGAACATGAAATGTGCTCCACGCAAGTGAAGAGTGAATTAAATGTGTTCATGCCTGAGAGCTGCATAGTGGAGTGGAGCGGAGCGGAGTACAATAAAATTAATACAAATCGGAACTCCCAATGGAGGGCATCTCGAGATCTCCAAACTCCCACTGCGTGCTTGCTAGCTGGACAACAAGGCTggtagtactactagtatagcAGAATGTAATTCCGGTAGTGATAGATTAATCTCGAGTCAAACCCAAGTAATCTTGTGTAACCTGCCACCACCCAGACCCAGGCACCCACCCTGATTGATTGGTTACCAACACGGAGTAACAAATCGGAATTGCGAACTGAAATGAGGAAACAAAAGTAGAAATGCGCAATCCAGAAGAAGTGATATtgatttcgcaaaaaaaaagcgATATTGGTCTCTGGCAAGCTGTAACAACTAGGGATTCGACGATGGTGATTTCGAGCTGATCATGCTGTTATCTCCTTTTTTTTCCGGGTTTTACAGATATGGGCAGAGGCCAGAGGGATCTATCTATGTCTGGATCCTAACTCAGCTGCAGTAGCTCCTTTTCCCGGCGAGGTGGCCGGCGGCGGGCTGAGAAGAGGTCAGATGGGGGGGCCCGCGGCGTGGTCTCAGAAGATGTCGAGGACGTCGAGGATGGCGGCGTTGCAGAGCGGGCAGCGGCCGCGGCCGGCGAAGAGCTCGCGGGCGCAGGCGCGGCAGAAGGTATGGCCGCACGGGATGAAGGCCGCGCCCTTGGCCCGCGCCATGCACACGCAGCAGCAGCCTGCGCCTCGCCCCGTCTCCGGGAGCTCCACGTCGTCCTCCGGCACCAGCGCGTCCTGCGACGACGGCTCCGACGCGGCGACCGCcgggtcctgctcctgctgcaCTGTGGCGCCGGCGCTCCACTGCCTCTCCGTCTGCTCCAGCAGCGCCATGAGGGACACCCTCTCCCCCtgctcctcctcttcctcctcccgaTCCGTCGGCGGCTGAGGCGGCGACGCCTCCGGAGGCGTCACCGGGGCGGCCACAGGTCTAGTCAACGCGGGGCCCGGGGCAGGGGTGGTCTGCGGGGCCGGCAGGGACACCGCGCGGCGGACGAACGGGTCAGCGGCGGCGACCACGGCGTGCGAGGCGGGAGGGGCCGGCTGGTCGTCGCGGATGATGTCGAGCAGCGTccgcgccgcggcggccgcgacggcggcgctggaggagggCGGCGAGGAGTTGGCCCGGCGGTCGGCCTGCATGGCGGAGGCGAGGGTGaccgcggcggcgcggcggccgtCGTCCTCGTCGCGCAGCTTGAGCAGGTCGCGGAGGTTGCAGGAGCCCGGCTGccccggcggcgcggcggcgggcgggcccACGGCGGCCAGCTGGTCCGCCAGCGTGACGCTGCGCCGCAGCACCCTCCCCTCCATCTCGGCCGGTGTCTGGGCAAAGGCAGTCGCCCGAGGTGGAAGAAGAGGACAAGGCGGGGAAAGGAAAAGGGAAGGGAAGGGAAGCGCCTATTATTCTTCGGTCTAGCCAGCAGCGGCAGGGTGTCGGGTTAATGAAGGGCGTGGCGCGCGTGAGAGCGTGTATCGCATCGGCGAAGGGAGCGGCGTGCTGTGGTGTGGATCTTGACGATTTCGGGGCGGAATCGCGGGGGGTTCGGCTCGCGCCCGGTTGCGCACCGGTTTGGAAGGGAGTAAATAAAGgcgggggaggggaggagaggggaggggggaggggactCGACGTATGATGACTGCAATACAGTGCAGTGCAGTGCGGCAggagcgaggcgaggcgaggcgtgggATCTGTCGGAGGCACGCTTGCGTGCCGTGCCATGCCGAGAAGGCGAGATCCATGGATGGTGTTGGGGATTTTGACGAGAATTGGTTCGATTTGATGAGTGATCTGGTCCAGCTGGCAGTTTCTCAGGAATCTGGCTCCAATCGCTAGCTATTCTGACGTCGCCATCTGTGCGGCACGCCGGTGCGCCGACCGGCTGGCTCGAATCTGGCTCACTACTCACGACTCGCCAATCTGTTTCGATCGGGTGGAAAAACAAAGGACGGTCAAAAAGGTTAAAGCACATTTTTTACTCGTTGGAAACTCCACCATATATAGCGACACTGTCGCTGGCGCTGCGGGGTGAGGAAAGTTCCAAGTCGCCATCCATCCCAGCCAACGCATGCAACCTTCGCTTGCATTCCaatctccctccctctccctcacaTCGGTGGCAGACTGGCAGTAGCATCTGCGGCCCAGAAGCAACCAAAGCAGCCCACACTCTCCACTGGAGCCACCAGCACACACAAAGCTGCTCAACACTGAGGCTACTAAAAAAAATCTGCTCAAACACATAAACACCCACAGGAACCAACTGTTGAGCACCTCAGCGAATTTTTTTTAAACGaaatcagcttcagcctaccagtTCAGTAAGGCAGCAAGTTCTCAGAGCATGCTCCCCATCCAGGAAAAAAAAACAAGTTCAGAACCCTGCATGCTTATTTTCAGAGGTGTATCTAATTGCAGAATACAAAAAATATCCAGTGTCTTCCTACGTGTATTCAATCTCGTTTCTCACAAAAAATATTCAGTGTCGTACCTATCCCATGTCGTTCTGACAAGAATTACTATACTTTCATGGACAGAAAAAAAATGCTTCTCTCCAGCTGACCACGCTACAAGTTGCAACCAATGCAAAATCATGCAACTGCAATGACCCAGCCCGCCAAAATCAACAAAATTGGACTGGACGACAGACTCTATAGACTATGTAAGTAGGACGGTACACCAGGCCATCAAAACACCTTCTGCTTCTTTTGTCAGTGCCCTTCTGATTGCTTAGTTGGGTGACTATGTAAGTAGGACGGTACACCAGGCCATCAAAACACCTTCTGCTTCTTTTGTCAGTGCCCTTCTGATTGCTTAGTTGGGTGCAATGCCGGACATGCATCAGTCCTCCATCCTCTCGTAGAAAAGCATGTATGCCTCGCAGCCGAGAACTTTTTCTAGGGAGACTTCCTTGATGTCGAGATCGCTTGCACGAACCCATGAGGAAGAACCACTGCTCTGATGGTTGTGACCTGCCCCCCGCACATAAGCAATGTAGTGCCCTCCATTCATTTGATGCCCTTTGTGCTCAATGACACCAACTAGACGGTAGCTGCAGTTATCTTTGTCCTCAGAACTGAAGGCAAGACAAAATCAAAATAGTTAACCCATCTGTAAGGATTTCAGTTAGCAAGAAACTGATGATTAGCTCGAGTACCAACAATGGCCTGTCTTTCTTGAAAACAACAAAATGCATACTCTATCAGATAAACAGACAGCACTTAAGTGACTGATTCGAATACCAAGAAATTAAGGCCACTGCAAGATGTATACCCATCTAACGTTGAAAATACTAATCCAGAACTATAATAACTTCGACAAAAATAAAAGTGGTCAAGGTTAGGCATAACCACCAAAAAGACCAGAAAATGTCACCATAATAACTTTTCATGGTATGATAAGTTTAGAACATGACCCTAACTTCGCCAGTGATACACTGCTACGTTGAATAGAATTTGTGGCAGACAGCCAGTATAGCTGATACATATTCAAAAATAATTATATCATTATACAAAAAACTAGTTTCAATCAATGTACATGGTTCTGGTCCAAATGAGTCTGAGTGAACACTAAAATTCAGTTGATACTCAAATCGCAAAATGCATGGTACATGGTCCAAACTAGTTTCACTCAAATTGTCACCATATTTCCTTTTTCATATGCAACAAAAATAGGATAGCTTTTCgcaaatactccctctgtaaactaatgtaagatcttttagatcactactttagtgatctaaaatatcttatattagtttacagagggagtaacaAATAAATAAATAGGATAGCTGTTACCTATTGGCATTTACAAGAGTTGGAGCCCACAAGCACTGAAATAGATGTGATTGCAAGACTACATGGTTAAATGGGCAAGTTGTGTTCAAAGGCACAAATTAACACTGTATGCATTGGAAATGCAGTTTAGACTGATGCAGCTTCAGGGTATGTCCGGATTGTGACCAAAGTCTACCCGATTAATTTTCTGGCATGAAAAAAAAGCCTGGACTTGTCTGATGGTTCCCAACCTTTTTGGAATGCCCACGCTTTTTTGCCCACTCTAGTTTATTTTTCTAGCCAATTTTGGCCAACTCATGGGCAAgcaaaacctcaaccaaaattttggctggCCAACCTTTTAGTAGGGCAACCTTGGGCATAAACCAAACATGCCCTTAGATTGTCTTGCTGATTTGATAACAAATCTTTCCCTGGTAACTATAAGACTGGTTTTGTTTGCTCACATTTCTTTAATCTAAATCATGTTACTCTTCCAGTGAGAAACAAGAGTGAAGATATCCTAACCTAACTCTGCTAAGGAAAATTAAGATGATCGTGCCAGGAAATTACCACTATGTGTGCCAATCATTCATTTGCCCAATCTTAAGAGCCTGCTTATTTCAGATATCTACTGATCAAGATTAAAAAAAACTAATGTGCACACAGTACACAATATTCCATACACAACGAGAACATCATGAAAAATGTACTGTCTGAATGATCCTTTGATCTACAATGCCAGCGTCTTTTAAAtctcttattttttttctttcaaagaGAAGGCATTCTATGGCAAGTAGGAAGAAACTATGAAACAAAGTAGTTATTTGCTTACTTAAAGATCAGAAACTTATCAGAATTGACATAGAAGAAAGGTATTACATATGGCTGTGTAGAAGTGTGAGAAGTCGGTACCT
This sequence is a window from Aegilops tauschii subsp. strangulata cultivar AL8/78 chromosome 7, Aet v6.0, whole genome shotgun sequence. Protein-coding genes within it:
- the LOC109737454 gene encoding uncharacterized protein, which translates into the protein MEGRVLRRSVTLADQLAAVGPPAAAPPGQPGSCNLRDLLKLRDEDDGRRAAAVTLASAMQADRRANSSPPSSSAAVAAAAARTLLDIIRDDQPAPPASHAVVAAADPFVRRAVSLPAPQTTPAPGPALTRPVAAPVTPPEASPPQPPTDREEEEEEQGERVSLMALLEQTERQWSAGATVQQEQDPAVAASEPSSQDALVPEDDVELPETGRGAGCCCVCMARAKGAAFIPCGHTFCRACARELFAGRGRCPLCNAAILDVLDIF
- the LOC109737588 gene encoding probable L-type lectin-domain containing receptor kinase S.5 produces the protein MMDRSIAARTNIFAGSLDQHLFSSAPGSRPGQPLGWELRYSIVQGVASALHYLHDQFDQRVVHRDLKASNIMLDAAFTARLGDFGLARTIETDKTSYMEEAGGGVHGTVGYITSECYHTEKATRESDVYAFGAVLLEVVCGRRPRCDIDGFHFLVDWVWRLHRDGRALEAVDPSLDEDDAERLLMLSLACSHPTPAERPKAQAISQILLRSMPRPAVPPFKPSFVWRRTEGSTPCPQRRDRRRARS